GCCGCGGCCGCACCTCCCGCCGCTGCACGGGCCGCCCGCGGAGGGACCCGTCCCTCTCCAGCCGGTGCACTGAGGCGGATGCGTCACCGCCAGCTGCGCGCTGCCCAGATGCCGCCGATGGCCGCCGGGAACGCCGCCGCAAAGGCCACGAGGTAGAGCGGCCAGCTCGTCCCGCGGACCGCCTCGGCCAGGAACCCGTGCGCCGCCAGCGCGGCCACCATCGCCACGGAGCCGGCTGCGAAGAGGCGGAACGCCCACGGGCTGGCCGCCCCCCGCACCACGGTCAGGGCGCCCAGGAGGCCGCTGGAGGAGAGCAGGAGCAGCTTCAGGTGCAGGAAACCGATGACCAGGCTGCGGTTCAGCCCCATGGCAGAGAAGGCGGGCAGCAGCGGCAGGAACTCCAGCAGCGCCTTGGCGGCGAGGCTGAGGCCGGCCAGGTACCACCAGGGGCGTGCGGCCTCCGGGAGCCACCGCCGCCGGGCCAGCGCCAGGAACCAGAACTGCACTGCGCCGAAGAGCGCTCCCGCCAGCACGCTCAGCCAGGCCAGGGGGCCCTCCAGCCCCCGGGGGATCAGCATGCGCAGCGCGGCGGGCGCCATCAGCAGCAGGGCCGCCAGCGCGATCCGACGGACGGCCGGCCGCTCCTCGGACGCCCCGGCGGACATGGCCAGGACCACGCCCATCAGGCCGACCTCCACCCAGCCGTCGCCGTAGAGCTCGAGGAACAGGTAGACGCCGGCCTGGTAGAGCAGGGGGAAGGCGGAGTCGAGAATGGCCTCGGAGATGATCACCAGCGTCGTCCCCGATATGGAGAGCAGCAGCATGAGAACGGCCGCCCCGATGAGCCAGAGGGCCGGGGGCCAGGTGCGCAGCGGCATCTGCCGGACCTCCCGCCAGAAAGCCACGGCGAACAGCACCCAGAGCACCTCGTTGAGCGCGGAGAAGGCGATGGAAGGGCCGCCGTAGCCCCACCAGGCGAACGTCACCAGGGCGCCGCCCACCGCCCAGGGCGCCAGGCGCTCCAGCCAGGCCAGCGGGCGGGAGTCCGCGACGGGCCGGCCGGTGAAGCCGGGGAGCAGGTGCAGGATCAGCCCCATCAGCCCGAGTCCTGCCCAGCCGAAGTAGGCGGTGTGGCTGTGAGCGTGGATCAGGTTTCCCCAGTAGAACCGGCCTGGCGTGTAGAGCCACACGAAAGCCGAGCGCAGCAGCACCCCCAACGGCAGGACCACGGCGAGCCAGCGGGTGGAGGCGCGCATCAGGGTATCGGCCGTTCGCAGTGCCATCAACCTCCGTGACGGAATCATATCACCTCTGAATCATATCATACCCAGACGGCTGCCGCACGACCGGTGACCCCTGTCACACCGGGTGCGCGCACGCAGGAAGGCCCCCACCCGCCCGGGGTGGGGGCCCTGTCGTCACTTGGAAAGCAGCCGGTTCCGCCTGGGCTCGGCGAGGAGCCCCCACGCCCGCAGGGACTCGACGATGCCGTGGACCTGGATCAGCGGCATCACCATCGCGCTGGCGAAGAAGGCGGTCCTGTAGGGCGACGGATCCGAGTACAAGGCGGTGACCAGGTAGTCGAGACCCAGGTGGCCGATCAGCGTCAGGGCCGCGACGCCCAGGTAGGAAAGGAGAAAGAGCGCCGCGCCCAGCCGGCGCATGCCCGAGAGCAGGGCCAGCAGGGCGGACATGGGAACCACCAGCGCCATGAGGGCCAGCGCTCCCTCGTAAAGGGCGCCGGGCCGGCCCGACAGGCCGACGGTGCTCATCACGTGCACCGCGGCGGCGGCCACGTGGAGCAGCAGCGCCGGCAGCAGGTCGCGCACCGTCTTCCAGCCCATCCCGCAGCCACCTCCCGGCCCGCCGGCCACCTCTTCTCCGCGTCAGTATACCAGCGGCCGTGCGCCCGTCCCATCGGTACGGCTGCGGATTCGATCCGGGACGCATTCGAGCACGGACCCTAAGCCATATAAAGTAGCGGCCGCCCCGCTGCGGGGCGACCGCTCCAATCCAATGTCATCACGCGAACAGCTGCTCCAGCTTGGGTCCGAGATTCTGCAGCCCCTTGTCGCCCGCCGCCCGGAAGAAGAGGTTCCCCTGGGCGTCGAAGAGGAAGAAGGCGGGGACGAACTGGTTCTGGAACGCCTGCGCCAGTCTGTGCTGGTGGTCGAGGAGGACGGGCTGGGTGATCCCGTACTGCGCCATGTCGCGCTCGACCTTGGCGGTGTCCAGGTCGCCCTCCTCCTTGGGCATGTGGATGGCGACCACCTTCAGCCCCTTCGGCTGGTACTCATCGCGGAACCGCGACACCTGGTCCATCACCTCGTGGCAGATGTGGCAGGAGACGGACCAGAAGTGGACGAGGACGGGGCTGCCCTTCAGCTGGGCAGGGTCGAACCCCTCGGCGTTGTACCGCCCGGTCTCCCCCTCCAGGGGGGGCATCGGGCTGCCCAGGCGCATGGGCATGCCGCAGACCTCCTCCCGATCAGGCGTTCAGCAGGGCGTCGCCGGGCTTCCAGTTGGCGGCGCAGAGGCCACCGGCCTGCAGGGCCTCCAGCACGCGCAGGACCTCGTCGACGTTGCGGCCAATGTTGTTGTCGTGGACCACCTGGTAGCGGATGATCCCGTCGGGGTCGATGATGAAGAGGCCGCGCAGGGCGATGCCCTCCTCCTCGATCAGGACCTCGTAGGCCTTCGAGACCTCCTTGGTGATGTCGGAGGCCAGCGGGTAGTTGACGGGGCCGAGGCCGCCCTGCTCCCTGGGGGTCCGGATCCAGGCCCGGTGCGAGTAGATCGAGTCGACCGAGACGCCGAGGATCTCGCAGTTGGCGTCCCTGAACTCCTGGACCCGGTCATTGAAGGCGGTGATCTCGGTGGGACACACGAAGGTGAAGTCCAGCGGGTAGAAGAAGAGGACCAGCCACTTGCCGCGGTAGTCGGAGAGGCTGACGGTCTCGCTCAGGGTCTCCAGGTTCTTGGTGGACGGCATGGTGAAGTCGGGGGCGGGCTTGCCTACCAGTCGCATCTTGATGGTACCTCCTTGGCTGATGTTTAGAATCTCTCTAAGGAGCGTTCCTCTAGTACAGACGCATTGGATGTGAATGGGTTACGGACGAAATGTTACGACATTAACTTGCCCCCACGGACCCCTGGCCGCCTGCCCGGGAGGTCCGATGAACGGGCACGGCTTCAGTATCTCCCCTGTCGATCTTTGCCATACTGGGCGCGGGCAGTTCCGCTCCACCCAGCCGCTGAAAGGAGGCATCCGCAGTGCAGGAAGGAACGAGGCTTGCGGGGCGGGCGCTGGTCATGGGCGGCGGCGGCATCCTGGGCATCGCCTGGATGCTGGGGCTCTGGGCCGCCCTGGCGGAGGCCGGCGTGGAACTGAACGATGCCGACCTGGTGGTCGGCACCTCTGCGGGGTCTGTGGTCGGGTCGCTCCTGGCGTACGGTGCGGAGCCCGGCCAGCTGGCCGGGCTCGTGCAGGCGGGCATGGGCCTGCCGCCGGCGGCCGTGGCGAAGGTGGTCACGGGCGCCGGCCTCACCGAGGAGGAGTGGGTGTCCATCTTCGCCGTACCGCTGGGCGACGCCCCCTGGCCCGCGAAGGACCTGCGCATCTCAGCGGTCGCGGAGGACACCGGCGAGGTGGTGATGTGGACCCGTGCGTCCGGCGTGCCCATCGCCCGGGCCGTCGCCGCCAGCTGCGCGGTGCCGAACCTCCTGCCCCCGGTCACGATCGACGGGCGCCGCTACATCGACGGCGGCGCCCGTTCAGGGACCCACGCGGACCAGGCCCTGGGCTGCGAGCGCGTGCTGATCATCGCCCCGATGGGCGGGCCCAGGTACGTCCTGGGGCACGAGATGCTGGCGCGGGAGCGCGCCCGGCTCGAGGCGGCCGGCATCCGCGTGATGACGGTCCTGCCCGACGCAGCCACCGAGCGCGTCTTCGCCGAGAACCTGATGGAGATTGCGCGCGCCTTCGACGCCCTGGAGGCGGGCCGGCGGCAGGGCGAGGGAGCGGCCGCGGCCGTCAGGGCGTTCTGGTCCCGGGCTGCCGGCTGAGTAGCGCCTGCAGCCGGGCCTCCGCCGCCCGTGCGGCGTGCGCCCACGTGAACCGGGCGTGCACGTGCGCGGCCGCCCGCTTTCCCATCTCCCAGACTTCTTCCCGGTGGTCAAAGGCCCAGCGCATCGCCCGGCGCAGCTCGGCGAGGCTCACCTGGCACGCCCGGCCGGGCGCAGCCAGCTGGAATCCGCCCACGGAGCTCCCCAGCGCGACCTCCTGCGCCGGAACCAGCAGGGCGCCGCCCTCGGGCGCGTAGTCCAGGGCGGGGCCCATCGCCGGCAGGACGGCTGCCGTGCCGCAGGCCATGGCCTCCAGCGCCGGCAGGCAGAACCCCTCGGCCCGGTAGGGGGCCACCAGCACGTCGGTACCCCGGTACAGCCCGGCCAGGCCCGCGTCGTCCAACCGCGCCGCGATCAGGCGCACCCGCCGCGCGGATCCGGCCGTGGCCTCCGCCGCCTCCCGGACCGTGCCGATGCCGCTGGACGCGCGGTAGAAGGTCTCCGAGCCGAAGTCCTTCACGACCAGCTCGGCGGGTTCGTCCGGCCCGAACTCGGCCAGGAAGGCGTCCAGCGCCAGGTCGTACCCCTTGCGGCCAATGGTGCCGCCCACGTAGAGGAACCGGAACGGCTCCGCTCCGGCCGGCGGCCGTTCGCCGGGGCGGAAGACCTCGGGGTCGACGCCGCAGGGGATGACGTGCACCCGGTCGGGGTCCACCCCGGAGTCGATGACCCCCCGGCGGACCCAGTGGGAGTAGACCCAGACCTCCTCCGCCGCGGCGATGCCCGGCAGCCAGTCGGACGGCAGCGGTCCGAACTCCCAGGGCAGGATCACCACCAGCCGGCCCGCGGGCGGCGGCTCGAACTTGGGCGGCCAGTGGTGGCGCACCCAGACCGCCGGGCGGTCAGGGCGGTGCCAGAGGCGGTCGGCCAGCGCCCGGAAGCGCCCGTCCGCGTCGGGCCGGTACCCGTCCGGCTCCGTGGGCAGCCCGCCCAGATCCCAGCGCAGGGCCAGCAGGTGGGCGGCCAGTTCCCGGTTGACCCGCCCGAGGCTGGAGAGCGTGAAGAGCGGCCCTTCCCACACGATGCCCGGCCCCTTGGGCGCGCGTCCGCCGCTCCGCGCTCCCTTCTGCCCCCGGACCGGCGCCTTCTGCCGGCGGTCGCCCCGCCCCTGCACGGCGCGGCGCAGGTCCGCCGGCAGCTTCACGTCGGGGCGGGCCGCCAGGATGGGCGCAGCCTGTGCGGGGTCGGAGCTCCGGGCGTAGATGGCGGCCACCAGTTCCACCGCTGCGCGGGACCTGCCGATCCAGAAGTACTGCAGCTCCATCCGGTTGAGCACGTCGGCGTGAATCCGGAGCCGGGCGAGCTCCCGGAGCGGCGGCAGGTAGTCGGGCCCCACGCGGAGCGCCATCACCCACTCGGTCACCGCCCCGCTCAGGTCGCCCATCCGCGCGAGGGCGCGTCCCAGGAACGTCCGCGCCCGGTAGGTGGTTGCGCCGCCCCCGCTGATCAGCCCGTCCGACCGGTCCTCCTCACGCTCGGTCAGCACCCGGCGGAGCCGGTCCGCGGCCGTCTCCAAGTCGCCTCGGACGTACGGGATCAGCGCCCAGAGCAGGCGCAGCTCGCCGTAATCCGTGAAGGGACCGGCCCGCCTCAGCCACTCGTCCTGCCACGGGCGCTCGCCCAGGGCGAGTGCCGCGGCCAGGCCGTTGCGCACGACCAGGGCGGTCAGGCTCTGGTTCTTTCCGTATACCTGGCGGTAGATGTGATCCAGCATCTGCAGGCCCTGGCGGCGGTCGCCCGTCGTCAGGGCCTGCAGCGCCCGGTAGAGAACCGCCCACGCCAGGTCGTCCCGTTCCGCCGGCACGTCGGCCGCCGGCGGGCGGTCGCTCTCGATGGGCACCGGCAGGAACACCCGCCCGCCGGCTGCTTGGGAGATCCAGCGGGGCTCCAGCCCGAGCAGGGTGATCTCCCCCGCCCCCACCGGGTAGTGCACGGGCACCAGCGCCGGCAGCGGTATCCGAACGGCTGCCGCCCGCAGGATCGTGGGCTGCAGGCCCACCAGCGGCGTTTCGCCCGGGCGGAGCCAGAGGCCCAGGTCGTAACCCGCCAGGTGCCGGGCCCCGTCCGGCCCGGCCAGCGCGCGCCCGGAGACGCCGGCCGCAGCGCGCAGCACACCGTCAACCCCGGGCACCGCCAGGTTGAGCAAGGGCTCCAGCCCCTCCTCCCCGCGCCCCGACAGCAGGATGAGGGCGACCCGCCGAACGTCCAGCGGGAGGACCTCCCTCCCGGGGGCACGCTGCACCCAGACCGCCATGGCGCTACCTCCCCTCGTCCGCCAGGTTCCGCAGGCGGTCGGCCAGGTCGCCCGCAATCCGCTCCGCGTCCCAACCGTCCTCCACCAGCCGCCGGGCGGCGGCGCCCACCGCCCGCGCCTCCTCCCGGTGGGTGAAGACGTGGCGCATGGCCCGCCGCAGCGCCTCCCCGTCCGGCTCCGCCCAGCGGAGGCCGCGGAAGGTGTGCAGGTCGCCGTCCGGCGCGGCGACCATCCCGGCCACCGGAACGGGGTACGCCACCCCTTCGCGCAGGAAGTCAGCCTGCCCCCCCCAGGCGGTTCCGATCACCGGAAGGCCTGAGGCCATCGCCTCCAGGAAGGGGCGCCCGTACCCCTCCCCGCGGGTGGGCAGGACGAAGGCGTCCACTGCTGCGTAGAGCCGGGCCATCTCGGCGTCGGACAGGGGAAAGTCCAGCAGCACGATCTCCGGCACGTCGGCCGGGTCGCGCCCGAGCACGTGCCGGATGTAGAAGAGCAGCTCGCCGGCCACGTCCGGCCGCCTGTCCAGCGGGTCGACCTTCAGGTAGAGCGTGACGGGCTCGTCGGCGCCGAACTCCAGGCAGTAGGCGCGCAGGAGGTGGTCCCAGCCCTTGCGCCAGTGCCACGCGAAGACCGAGAGGAAGGCGAAGCCCCGGTGGTGCGCCAGCGGGAGCGGGCTCGCGCCG
The DNA window shown above is from Symbiobacterium terraclitae and carries:
- a CDS encoding patatin-like phospholipase family protein, encoding MQEGTRLAGRALVMGGGGILGIAWMLGLWAALAEAGVELNDADLVVGTSAGSVVGSLLAYGAEPGQLAGLVQAGMGLPPAAVAKVVTGAGLTEEEWVSIFAVPLGDAPWPAKDLRISAVAEDTGEVVMWTRASGVPIARAVAASCAVPNLLPPVTIDGRRYIDGGARSGTHADQALGCERVLIIAPMGGPRYVLGHEMLARERARLEAAGIRVMTVLPDAATERVFAENLMEIARAFDALEAGRRQGEGAAAAVRAFWSRAAG
- a CDS encoding glycosyltransferase family 4 protein; this translates as MAVWVQRAPGREVLPLDVRRVALILLSGRGEEGLEPLLNLAVPGVDGVLRAAAGVSGRALAGPDGARHLAGYDLGLWLRPGETPLVGLQPTILRAAAVRIPLPALVPVHYPVGAGEITLLGLEPRWISQAAGGRVFLPVPIESDRPPAADVPAERDDLAWAVLYRALQALTTGDRRQGLQMLDHIYRQVYGKNQSLTALVVRNGLAAALALGERPWQDEWLRRAGPFTDYGELRLLWALIPYVRGDLETAADRLRRVLTEREEDRSDGLISGGGATTYRARTFLGRALARMGDLSGAVTEWVMALRVGPDYLPPLRELARLRIHADVLNRMELQYFWIGRSRAAVELVAAIYARSSDPAQAAPILAARPDVKLPADLRRAVQGRGDRRQKAPVRGQKGARSGGRAPKGPGIVWEGPLFTLSSLGRVNRELAAHLLALRWDLGGLPTEPDGYRPDADGRFRALADRLWHRPDRPAVWVRHHWPPKFEPPPAGRLVVILPWEFGPLPSDWLPGIAAAEEVWVYSHWVRRGVIDSGVDPDRVHVIPCGVDPEVFRPGERPPAGAEPFRFLYVGGTIGRKGYDLALDAFLAEFGPDEPAELVVKDFGSETFYRASSGIGTVREAAEATAGSARRVRLIAARLDDAGLAGLYRGTDVLVAPYRAEGFCLPALEAMACGTAAVLPAMGPALDYAPEGGALLVPAQEVALGSSVGGFQLAAPGRACQVSLAELRRAMRWAFDHREEVWEMGKRAAAHVHARFTWAHAARAAEARLQALLSRQPGTRTP
- a CDS encoding glycosyltransferase; amino-acid sequence: MPGVIYQSVFFNGSGYAAESRTFVQALVRAGIAVRIDPLDPVPQGEGAEAYAPLLPLLQTPVSAGDALLVQAQPVPWVKGRPPAARAILRTMYETERIRPEWAAQCNLFDEIWLPSRQNVEAFVASGVRPEKVRLVPGGVDVRRFSPGASPLPLAHHRGFAFLSVFAWHWRKGWDHLLRAYCLEFGADEPVTLYLKVDPLDRRPDVAGELLFYIRHVLGRDPADVPEIVLLDFPLSDAEMARLYAAVDAFVLPTRGEGYGRPFLEAMASGLPVIGTAWGGQADFLREGVAYPVPVAGMVAAPDGDLHTFRGLRWAEPDGEALRRAMRHVFTHREEARAVGAAARRLVEDGWDAERIAGDLADRLRNLADEGR
- a CDS encoding peroxiredoxin codes for the protein MRLVGKPAPDFTMPSTKNLETLSETVSLSDYRGKWLVLFFYPLDFTFVCPTEITAFNDRVQEFRDANCEILGVSVDSIYSHRAWIRTPREQGGLGPVNYPLASDITKEVSKAYEVLIEEEGIALRGLFIIDPDGIIRYQVVHDNNIGRNVDEVLRVLEALQAGGLCAANWKPGDALLNA
- a CDS encoding TlpA disulfide reductase family protein gives rise to the protein MPMRLGSPMPPLEGETGRYNAEGFDPAQLKGSPVLVHFWSVSCHICHEVMDQVSRFRDEYQPKGLKVVAIHMPKEEGDLDTAKVERDMAQYGITQPVLLDHQHRLAQAFQNQFVPAFFLFDAQGNLFFRAAGDKGLQNLGPKLEQLFA